One part of the Vitis riparia cultivar Riparia Gloire de Montpellier isolate 1030 chromosome 6, EGFV_Vit.rip_1.0, whole genome shotgun sequence genome encodes these proteins:
- the LOC117916458 gene encoding zinc finger CCCH domain-containing protein 49: MAHRLLRDLEADGWERSDFPIICESCLGDNPYVRMTKADYDKECKICTRPFTVFRWRPGRDARFKKTEVCQTCSKLKNVCQVCLLDLEYGLPVQVRDSALSINSNDAIPKSDVNREYFAEEHDRRARAGIDYESSFGKVRPNDTILKLQRTTPYYKRNRAHVCSFYVRGECTRGAECPYRHEMPITGELSQQNIKDRYYGVNDPVALKLLNKAGEMPSLEPPEDESIKTLYVGGLDARVTEQDLRDHFYAHGEIESVRMVLQRACAFVTYTTREGAEKAAEELSNKLVIKGLRLKLMWGRPQAPKPEGESSEEARQQAALAHGGMLPRAVISQQQNQVIQPPGTQDQPPPPMHYFNIPPPPQQERTFYPSMDPQRMGALVPSQEGAPSGSAGPSENKAGSDKQQQGQHYAYPAMPPPQGQFHQQFYPPYGYMPPPPPYQQYPPPYPSAMPPPPPPPPQASQQFQHSAPPGPSQQ; this comes from the exons ATGGCTCATAGGCTGCTGAGAGATCTCGAAGCAGATGGATGGGAGCGCTCAGACTTCCCAATCATATGCGAATCGTGCCTCGGCGACAACCCATACGTTCGAATG ACAAAGGCGGATTATGATAAGGAGTGTAAAATTTGTACGCGACCCTTCACAGTTTTTAGGTGGAGGCCAGGTCGTGATGCAAGATTTAAAAAAACTGAGGTTTGCCAGACATGCAGTAAGTTAAAAAATGTTTGTCAAGTTTGTCTTCTCGATCTCGAATATGGCTTGCCAGTTCAGGTTCGAGACAGTGCTCTTTCAATCAATTCCAATGATGCCATTCCAAAGAGTGATGTGAATAGGGAATACTTCGCAGAAGAGCATGACCGTAGG GCAAGAGCTGGTATAGATTATGAATCTTCATTTGGAAAAGTACGCCCAAATGATACTATTTTGAAGCTCCAGAGAACGACACCATATTACAAAAGGAACCGAGCACATGTTTGCAGTTTCTATGTTCGGGGTGAATGCACAAGAGGTGCTGAGTGCCCCTATAGACATGAGATGCCCATCACTGGGGAGTTATCACAGCAGAATATAAAAGACCGTTACTATGG aGTGAATGATCCAGTGGCATTAAAGCTACTTAACAAGGCTGGTGAAATGCCCTCATTGGAACCTCCTGAGGATGAGAGTATTAAAACCCTCTATGTGGGTGGACTTGATGCTAGAGTCACCGAGCAGGACCTAAGGGACCACTTTTATGCCCATGGTGAAATAGAATCAGTAAGAATGGTGCTCCAACGAGCATGTGCCTTTGTAACGTACACAACCAGGGAAGGTGCTGAGAAGGCAGCAGAAGAGCTTTCAAACAAACTGGTCATAAAAGGGTTGAGGCTGAAATTAATGTGGGGTAGACCACAGGCACCAAAACCTGAAGGAGAAAGCTCTGAAGAAGCAAGGCAGCAGGCAGCACTGGCTCATGGCGGGATGTTGCCAAGGGCTGTTATCTCCCAGCAGCAGAACCAGGTAATTCAACCCCCAGGCACTCAGGACCAACCTCCACCACCCATGCACTACTTCAACATTCCACCTCCACCACAGCAGGAGAGGACCTTCTATCCATCGATGGATCCTCAAAGAATGGGTGCTCTTGTTCCCTCCCAGGAGGGGGCTCCTAGTGGGTCTGCAGGGCCAAGCGAGAACAAAGCTGGTTCAGACAAGCAGCAACAGGGGCAGCATTATGCTTACCCGGCCATGCCTCCACCACAAGGTCAATTTCACCAGCAGTTTTATCCACCATACGGCTATATGCCACCCCCTCCACCTTACCAGCAGTACCCTCCGCCATACCCCTCTGCAAtgccaccaccacctcctccgcCACCACAGGCATCCCAACAGTTTCAACATTCTGCTCCACCAGGGCCATCCCAGCAGTGA